One Eretmochelys imbricata isolate rEreImb1 chromosome 22, rEreImb1.hap1, whole genome shotgun sequence DNA window includes the following coding sequences:
- the LOC144278393 gene encoding nicotinamide N-methyltransferase-like — MAEFTGGDDYQAEFDPKAYLGHYKFGEGTWGEEYLNFALKHYCKTFTSGGVKGDSLIDIGSGPTIYQLLSACESFKEIIASDYTDRNRRELEKWLKNEPGAFDWTPVVEYVCELEGNRGKEAEKEMKLRKTIKQVLKCDVHKSNPMHPIILPPADCLISSLCLEAACKDLNTYQLALKNISSLLKPGGHLVLSGALACSFYVVGPKRFSCLVLREEFVREVLSETGFIIQEFEVLCRDDNFIDDSSDFSGMFFILAQRRK, encoded by the exons ATGGCTGAGTTCACCGGAGGAGATGACTACCAGGCAGAGTTTGATCCAAAGGCCTATCTCGGACATTATAAATTTGGGGAAGGCACCTGGGGAGAAGAATATCTGAACTTTGCCCTGAAACATTATTGTAAAACCTTCACTTCAG GTGGGGTGAAAGGGGACTCCCTGATTGATATTGGCAGTGGCCCCACTATCtaccagctcctctctgcctgcGAGTCCTTTAAGGAGATCATTGCTTCAGACTATACAGATCGGAACCGCCGGGAACTGGAGAAATGGCTGAAGAATGAGCCAGGAGCATTTGACTGGACTCCAGTGGTGGAATACGTGTGTGAGCTAGAGGGAAACAG GGGAAAGGAGGCTGAGAAAGAGATGAAGTTAAGGAAAACCATCAAACAGGTTCTAAAATGTGATGTCCACAAAAGCAACCCCATGCATCCAATCATCCTGCCTCCAGCTGACTGCTTGATCTCATCACTGTGCTTGGAAGCTGCTTGCAAAGATCTGAACACTTATCAACTTGCTCTAAAGAACATCAGCTCCCTGTTAAAGCCAGGAGGGCACTTGGTGCTGAGTGGAGCTTTGGCCTGCAGTTTCTACGTGGTTGGCCCCAAAAGGTTCTCGTGTTTGGTcctgagagaagaatttgtgaGGGAAGTCCTCAGTGAAACTGGCTTCATCATTCAGGAGTTTGAGGTTCTCTGCAGGGATGATAATTTCATAGATGACAGCTCTGATTTCTCTGGCATGTTCTTCATTCTCGCTCAAAGGAGAAAATAA